In Pseudomonas sp. MM213, a genomic segment contains:
- a CDS encoding ABC transporter permease, with protein sequence MAHPAQRRWYPLVFAIAALVLLPLSVLLLSWQTIDHQIWSHLWDTQMPRLLGNTLTLVLGVGAGVTLLGVSLAWLTSLCEFPGRRWLDWALMLPFAIPAYVLAFVFVGLLDFAGPVQTLMREWFGTGLRLPRVRSTGGVILVLVLVFYPYVYLLARTAFLAQGKGLMEAARVLGQSPWQAFWRVALPMARPAIGAGVALALMETLADFGAVSVFNFDTFTTAIYKTWYGFFSLSTAAQLASLLLLVVMVVLYGERRARGANRASNERPRVKALYHLRGFKALAAMSWCGLVFACAFVIPVLQLVVWFWQRGRFDLDERYTGLIVHTLYLGGMAALITVSVALVLAFARRLAPTRAIRSGVSLANLGYALPGSVLAVSIMLAFSYLDRELVIPLSGWLGGAGKPLLLGSLSALLLAYLVRFIAVAYGPLENSLARIRPSLPEAARSLGVGGPRLFFKVYLPLLLPGTLSAALLVFVDVLKEMPATLLMRPFGWDTLAVRIFEMTSEGEWARASLPALTLVLVGLLPVIGLIRRSAHRNT encoded by the coding sequence TTGGCCCACCCCGCCCAACGCCGCTGGTATCCCCTGGTCTTCGCCATCGCTGCGCTGGTCTTGCTGCCCCTCAGCGTTCTGTTGCTCTCCTGGCAAACCATCGATCATCAAATCTGGTCCCACCTCTGGGACACGCAGATGCCGCGGCTGCTGGGCAACACGCTGACCCTGGTGCTTGGCGTCGGTGCCGGCGTAACGCTGCTGGGTGTCAGCCTCGCCTGGCTCACCAGCCTCTGCGAATTCCCCGGTCGGCGCTGGCTGGATTGGGCGTTGATGCTGCCGTTCGCGATTCCGGCCTACGTGCTGGCGTTCGTCTTCGTTGGATTGCTGGATTTTGCCGGTCCCGTTCAAACGTTGATGCGCGAATGGTTCGGCACGGGCCTGCGACTGCCGCGAGTCCGCTCGACCGGCGGCGTCATCCTTGTTCTGGTATTGGTCTTCTATCCCTACGTTTACCTGCTGGCGCGCACGGCGTTTCTCGCTCAAGGCAAAGGCCTGATGGAAGCGGCGCGAGTCCTGGGGCAATCGCCGTGGCAGGCGTTCTGGCGCGTCGCGTTGCCGATGGCACGCCCGGCCATCGGTGCGGGTGTGGCGTTGGCGCTGATGGAAACCCTGGCGGATTTCGGTGCGGTGTCGGTGTTCAACTTCGACACGTTCACGACGGCGATCTACAAAACCTGGTACGGCTTCTTCAGCCTTTCGACTGCCGCACAACTGGCCAGCCTGTTGCTGTTGGTGGTAATGGTCGTGCTGTACGGCGAGCGCCGCGCGCGCGGGGCCAACCGCGCAAGCAATGAACGACCGCGGGTCAAAGCGCTGTATCACCTGCGCGGCTTCAAAGCGCTGGCAGCGATGAGCTGGTGCGGTCTGGTGTTTGCCTGCGCCTTCGTGATCCCGGTGCTGCAATTGGTGGTGTGGTTCTGGCAGCGCGGGCGTTTCGACCTGGATGAGCGTTACACCGGCCTGATCGTCCACACCTTGTATCTGGGCGGCATGGCGGCGCTGATTACTGTCAGCGTTGCGCTGGTGCTGGCATTTGCCCGGCGCCTGGCGCCGACCCGGGCGATCCGCTCCGGTGTCAGCCTGGCCAATCTCGGCTATGCGCTGCCGGGTTCGGTGTTGGCGGTGTCGATCATGTTGGCGTTCAGTTATCTGGATCGCGAGCTGGTGATTCCGCTGTCGGGATGGTTGGGTGGTGCCGGCAAGCCGTTGCTGTTGGGCAGCCTGTCGGCCTTGCTGCTGGCCTATCTGGTGCGATTCATCGCGGTGGCTTACGGGCCACTGGAAAACAGCCTGGCGCGTATACGGCCATCTTTGCCCGAAGCGGCACGTAGCCTTGGGGTCGGTGGTCCGCGACTGTTTTTCAAAGTGTATCTGCCGTTATTGCTGCCCGGCACATTGAGCGCTGCGTTGCTGGTGTTCGTCGACGTACTCAAGGAAATGCCCGCGACCCTGCTGATGCGCCCGTTTGGCTGGGATACGCTGGCCGTGCGCATCTTCGAAATGACCAGCGAGGGCGAGTGGGCGAGGGCGTCATTGCCGGCGCTGACCCTGGTTTTGGTCGGGCTGTTACCGGTCATCGGATTGATTCGACGTTCAGCGCATCGAAACACCTAG
- a CDS encoding extracellular solute-binding protein gives MLAPKRLLTALALTLIGSTVAQAADEVVVYSSRIDELIKPVFDAYTAKTGVQVKFITDKEAPLMQRIKAEGENATADLLLTVDAGNLWQAEQMGILQPFTSKTIDANIPPQYRAASHAWTGLSLRARTIAYSTDRVKPGELTTYEGLADKNWEGRLCLRTAKKVYNQSLTATMIEVNGAEKTEKILKGWVNNLSTDVFSDDVAVLEAINAGQCDVGIVNTYYYGRLHKQKPDLAVKLFWPNQADRGVHVNLSGIGLTKHAPHPEAAKALVEWMTTPEAQKIFADVNQEFPANPTVAPSAEVAAWGKFVADTLPVEVAGKRQAEAIRMMDRAGWN, from the coding sequence ATGTTGGCACCGAAGCGTCTACTGACAGCACTCGCCCTGACCCTGATCGGCAGCACCGTCGCCCAGGCCGCTGACGAGGTAGTGGTTTACTCCTCGCGTATCGACGAGCTGATCAAACCGGTGTTCGACGCCTACACCGCGAAAACCGGCGTACAGGTGAAGTTCATCACCGACAAGGAAGCGCCGCTGATGCAGCGCATCAAGGCCGAGGGCGAGAACGCCACCGCCGACCTGCTGCTGACCGTCGATGCCGGCAACCTGTGGCAAGCCGAGCAGATGGGCATCCTGCAACCTTTCACTTCGAAAACCATCGACGCCAACATCCCGCCGCAATACCGTGCGGCTTCTCATGCCTGGACCGGCCTGAGCCTGCGGGCGCGGACCATCGCGTACTCCACCGACCGGGTGAAACCGGGCGAGTTGACCACTTACGAAGGTCTGGCCGACAAGAACTGGGAAGGCCGCCTGTGCCTGCGTACGGCGAAGAAGGTCTACAACCAGTCACTGACCGCCACCATGATCGAAGTGAATGGCGCCGAGAAAACCGAGAAGATCCTCAAAGGCTGGGTCAACAACCTGTCCACCGACGTGTTCTCCGATGATGTCGCGGTATTGGAAGCAATCAACGCCGGCCAGTGCGACGTCGGCATCGTCAACACTTACTACTACGGCCGTCTGCACAAGCAGAAGCCTGATCTGGCGGTGAAGCTGTTCTGGCCGAATCAGGCTGATCGAGGCGTACACGTCAATCTTTCCGGCATTGGCCTGACCAAGCACGCGCCGCACCCGGAAGCGGCCAAGGCGCTGGTGGAGTGGATGACCACGCCTGAGGCGCAGAAGATCTTCGCTGATGTGAACCAGGAATTCCCGGCCAACCCTACGGTGGCGCCGTCCGCGGAAGTCGCCGCCTGGGGCAAGTTCGTCGCCGATACCTTGCCGGTGGAAGTCGCTGGCAAACGTCAGGCTGAAGCGATTCGCATGATGGATCGGGCTGGCTGGAACTGA
- a CDS encoding 2-octaprenyl-3-methyl-6-methoxy-1,4-benzoquinol hydroxylase: MRADLLIVGAGMVGSALALALQDSGLEVLLLDGSPMSVKPFDGQAPFEPRVSALSAASQRILERLGVWDGIASRHSSPYTDMHVWDGSGTGQIHFSAASVHAEVLGHIVENRVVQDALLDRLHDCDLGMLANARLEQMRRSGDDWLLTLADGRTLRAPLVIAADGANSAVRRLAGVATREWDYLHHAIVTSVRSTRPHQMTAWQRFTDNGPLAFLPLERDGQQDWCSIVWSTTPSEAERLMALDDTAFCLELERAFEGRLGTVLSADPRLCVPLRQRHAKRYVAEGLALIGDAAHTIHPLAGQGVNLGFLDAAVLAEVLLQAAERGERLADAKVLSRYERRRMPHNLALMAAMEGFERLFQADPLPVRWLRNTGLKIVEQMPEAKALFVREALGLTGDLPALAKA, encoded by the coding sequence ATGCGCGCAGATCTGCTGATTGTCGGGGCCGGAATGGTCGGCAGCGCCCTGGCGCTGGCGTTACAGGACAGCGGGCTGGAAGTCCTGCTGCTGGACGGCAGCCCGATGAGCGTCAAACCCTTCGACGGGCAAGCGCCGTTCGAACCGCGCGTGAGCGCGTTGTCGGCGGCCAGCCAGCGGATTCTTGAACGCCTCGGCGTGTGGGATGGCATTGCCAGCCGGCACAGCAGCCCGTACACCGACATGCACGTCTGGGACGGCAGCGGCACCGGTCAGATCCACTTTTCCGCCGCCAGCGTGCATGCCGAGGTACTTGGGCATATCGTCGAGAACCGCGTGGTTCAGGACGCCTTGCTCGACCGTTTGCACGACTGCGACCTCGGGATGCTGGCGAATGCGCGCCTGGAGCAGATGCGCCGCTCCGGCGATGACTGGCTGCTGACGCTCGCCGATGGCCGCACCTTGCGTGCGCCGCTGGTGATTGCGGCGGATGGTGCCAACTCGGCGGTTCGGCGCCTGGCCGGGGTGGCCACGCGCGAGTGGGATTATCTGCACCACGCGATCGTCACCAGTGTGCGCAGCACCAGGCCTCATCAAATGACGGCCTGGCAGCGCTTCACCGACAACGGTCCCTTGGCGTTTCTGCCACTGGAACGCGACGGTCAGCAGGATTGGTGTTCGATCGTCTGGTCGACCACGCCGAGCGAAGCCGAACGGCTGATGGCGCTGGACGACACAGCGTTTTGCCTCGAACTGGAACGCGCCTTTGAAGGCCGGCTCGGCACGGTGCTGAGCGCCGACCCGCGTCTGTGCGTGCCGCTGCGTCAGCGTCACGCCAAGCGGTATGTGGCCGAAGGTCTGGCGCTGATCGGCGACGCGGCGCACACCATTCACCCGTTGGCCGGGCAGGGGGTGAACCTCGGTTTCCTGGATGCCGCGGTCCTGGCTGAAGTGCTGCTGCAAGCGGCCGAACGGGGCGAGCGGTTGGCGGATGCGAAAGTGCTGAGCCGTTACGAGCGTCGGCGCATGCCGCATAACCTGGCGTTGATGGCAGCGATGGAAGGCTTCGAGCGCTTGTTCCAGGCGGATCCGCTGCCGGTGCGCTGGTTGCGTAATACCGGTTTGAAGATCGTCGAGCAGATGCCGGAGGCCAAGGCGTTGTTTGTGCGTGAGGCGTTGGGGTTGACCGGGGATTTGCCGGCTCTGGCCAAGGCCTGA
- a CDS encoding DUF4442 domain-containing protein: MRKWLTSRFGKARLMRWIMTFYPPYLGAGVRVRHISDDFRDITVSMGLGRYNRNYVGTQFGGSLYSMVDPFYMLMLMENLGRNYIVWDKTADIDFISPGKGPVFANFRVDETLLDEVRRQTANGEKYLPQLQVDIHDGAGTLVARVQKTLYVRLKPQARQA, from the coding sequence ATGCGTAAGTGGCTGACGAGCAGGTTCGGCAAAGCGCGGTTGATGCGTTGGATCATGACCTTCTACCCGCCGTACCTGGGCGCCGGGGTTCGCGTGCGGCACATCAGCGATGATTTTCGGGACATCACGGTGTCCATGGGCCTGGGCAGGTACAACCGCAATTACGTCGGCACGCAGTTCGGTGGCAGCCTGTATTCGATGGTCGATCCGTTCTACATGCTGATGCTGATGGAAAACCTCGGGCGCAATTACATCGTCTGGGACAAAACGGCAGACATCGATTTCATCTCGCCGGGCAAAGGCCCGGTGTTCGCCAACTTCAGGGTCGACGAGACCTTGCTCGACGAGGTCCGCCGGCAAACGGCGAACGGCGAAAAATACCTGCCGCAATTGCAGGTCGATATCCACGACGGCGCCGGCACCTTGGTGGCGCGGGTCCAGAAAACCCTTTACGTGCGGCTCAAGCCGCAAGCGAGACAGGCTTAA